A part of Paenibacillus sp. sptzw28 genomic DNA contains:
- a CDS encoding sulfatase-like hydrolase/transferase — protein sequence MEQRQMRNRKTNVIVFFTDQQRWDTTGLHGNPAGLTPNFDRWAAEGTHLFNTFTCQPVCGPARASLQTGLYATTTGCYRNGIPLPEHARTLANEFHDAGYKTGYIGKWHLASTKTEPVPEKLRGGYQYWLASDSLEHTSDTYDTVVYNNDNERVKLPGYRVDALTDAAIRYVNGHQNDPFFLFLSFLEPHHQNRRDDYPAPYGHADSYISAWTPPDLAELGGTSQRHLPGYYGMVKRLDEALGRLMDTLISLDMADSTVVLFTSDHGCHFKTRNEEYKRSCHDSSIRIPTAIWGPGFQGGGRIRELVSLIDLPPTLLHAAGLEIPAGMQGRSIVPLIKRQEVDWPSEVFVQISESQVGRAIRTKRWKYSVSAPQRDAIKDSSSDLYVEEFLYDLQADPWELNNLIESEAHRAVKRVMRERLIRRMVEAGELPPRIEAVQEHPRGQLKVLDSECQE from the coding sequence ATGGAACAACGACAAATGCGGAATCGAAAGACGAATGTCATTGTGTTTTTTACGGATCAGCAGCGATGGGATACGACCGGTTTGCATGGCAATCCGGCAGGTCTTACTCCCAATTTCGACCGATGGGCTGCGGAAGGAACTCATTTATTCAATACTTTTACATGCCAGCCGGTCTGCGGGCCGGCGAGAGCTAGCCTGCAGACCGGACTTTACGCAACGACGACCGGTTGTTACCGCAACGGGATTCCACTCCCGGAGCATGCCCGTACATTGGCTAATGAATTTCATGATGCCGGATATAAGACCGGTTATATCGGCAAGTGGCATTTGGCATCCACAAAGACAGAGCCGGTGCCGGAAAAGCTCCGGGGAGGCTACCAATATTGGCTCGCGTCCGATTCCCTCGAGCATACGTCCGACACTTATGACACGGTGGTTTATAACAACGATAATGAACGGGTGAAGCTTCCGGGCTATCGGGTGGATGCGCTGACGGATGCCGCAATCCGCTATGTAAATGGTCATCAGAACGATCCGTTCTTTTTGTTTCTCTCTTTCTTGGAACCGCATCATCAGAATCGAAGAGACGATTATCCTGCACCGTATGGCCATGCGGATTCTTACATATCCGCTTGGACGCCGCCCGATTTGGCAGAGCTGGGAGGGACATCGCAGCGTCATCTGCCCGGTTATTATGGAATGGTCAAACGACTGGACGAAGCCTTAGGGCGCCTAATGGATACATTAATTAGTCTGGATATGGCAGACTCTACCGTCGTTTTGTTCACCTCAGACCACGGATGCCATTTCAAAACACGCAATGAAGAGTACAAACGCTCCTGCCATGACAGCTCCATACGTATTCCGACAGCTATTTGGGGCCCTGGCTTTCAAGGCGGGGGACGCATCCGCGAGCTCGTGAGCTTGATCGATCTGCCGCCGACATTACTGCACGCAGCCGGACTTGAGATACCCGCGGGGATGCAGGGGCGTTCCATAGTACCGCTCATAAAGCGGCAGGAAGTAGACTGGCCCAGCGAAGTATTCGTGCAAATCAGCGAGTCGCAAGTAGGCCGCGCCATTCGCACTAAGCGCTGGAAATACAGCGTAAGCGCACCGCAGCGGGATGCCATAAAGGATAGCTCCAGCGATCTTTATGTCGAGGAATTCCTATATGACTTGCAAGCCGATCCGTGGGAGCTTAATAACCTTATTGAAAGTGAAGCGCACCGGGCAGTGAAACGGGTCATGAGAGAACGGCTCATTCGCCGGATGGTTGAGGCAGGGGAATTGCCTCCGCGTATCGAGGCAGTTCAAGAACATCCGAGAGGACAACTGAAAGTGCTCGATAGCGAATGTCAGGAATGA
- a CDS encoding extracellular solute-binding protein, whose protein sequence is MRWNRKRIMNSVIGGVLLLTVLAGCSSGNEPDATAPAPAGNADEAKTDATKEKPFPISFMLKSYVNDSATPESKVWKKIEEYTNTKLDLQFTPDTNYTDKLNIALASGNLPTLVFTNNAKDSAIANAINGGAFWEIGPYFSDYPNLSQANPNVLENTSVNGKYYGIYVSRPIGRYGIMYRKDWLDVLGMKEPTTIDEFYDMLKAFTDNDPDKNGKDDTYGMVVTRFGGPWDMMQTWFGAPNKWRDEGGKLVPTHLTPEYMDALKFFKKLYDEKLVNQDFAVYDSAKWNDPVINNQAGVILDVTERSYQIDEQMQQSNPNGAMEVMGAVSGPKGLFNLPTAGHNGMFLISKSAVKTEDDLRKVLAFIDKTNDKETQALISQGMEGTHYKLEDGKLVPLLLSTDPMTPDINNKSITQILTSIPYLTPDMFKPATPLRAKSLEVQRANEKIVVTNPGEPLTSPTYTMKGAQLDQIVNDARTKFIVGKIDEAGWNAEMELWKKSGGDDYMKEMSEAYAQNKK, encoded by the coding sequence GTGAGATGGAACAGAAAAAGAATAATGAACAGCGTCATTGGTGGAGTTCTGCTCTTAACAGTGCTGGCGGGTTGCAGCTCGGGGAATGAACCCGATGCGACGGCACCGGCTCCGGCCGGCAATGCCGATGAGGCGAAGACGGATGCGACGAAAGAAAAACCTTTTCCGATCAGTTTTATGCTGAAAAGCTACGTCAATGACTCGGCGACGCCGGAAAGTAAAGTGTGGAAGAAAATTGAAGAGTACACGAACACGAAGCTGGATCTGCAGTTTACTCCCGATACCAACTACACAGATAAACTGAATATCGCTCTTGCCTCCGGGAACTTGCCGACGCTCGTATTCACTAACAACGCGAAGGATTCCGCGATTGCGAACGCCATCAATGGGGGGGCTTTCTGGGAAATCGGACCTTATTTCAGTGATTATCCGAACCTAAGCCAAGCGAACCCGAACGTGCTGGAAAACACATCGGTCAACGGCAAATACTACGGCATTTACGTGTCCCGGCCGATCGGCCGCTACGGCATCATGTACCGGAAAGACTGGCTTGATGTGCTTGGCATGAAGGAACCGACAACGATTGACGAGTTTTACGATATGCTGAAAGCGTTTACCGATAACGATCCCGATAAGAACGGCAAGGACGACACTTACGGTATGGTCGTCACCCGTTTCGGCGGCCCGTGGGATATGATGCAAACGTGGTTCGGTGCTCCGAACAAGTGGAGAGATGAAGGCGGCAAGCTTGTTCCGACCCATTTGACGCCGGAATATATGGATGCGCTCAAGTTCTTCAAGAAGCTGTACGACGAGAAATTGGTCAACCAGGATTTTGCGGTATACGATTCGGCCAAATGGAATGATCCGGTTATCAACAACCAGGCCGGTGTCATCCTCGACGTCACCGAGCGTTCCTATCAAATCGACGAACAGATGCAGCAGAGCAATCCGAATGGCGCTATGGAGGTAATGGGCGCTGTAAGCGGGCCTAAAGGCCTTTTCAATTTACCGACAGCCGGTCACAATGGCATGTTCCTCATCTCCAAATCCGCTGTGAAAACGGAGGATGATCTGCGTAAAGTACTTGCCTTCATTGACAAGACGAATGACAAGGAAACGCAGGCTCTAATCAGCCAGGGCATGGAAGGCACTCACTACAAATTGGAAGACGGCAAATTGGTTCCGCTCCTCCTTTCAACCGACCCGATGACGCCGGATATCAACAACAAGAGCATCACCCAAATCCTGACTTCCATCCCGTACCTGACGCCGGACATGTTCAAGCCCGCTACGCCGCTTCGGGCGAAGTCGCTTGAAGTGCAGAGAGCGAACGAGAAGATCGTCGTTACGAACCCGGGCGAACCGCTTACCAGCCCGACGTATACGATGAAAGGCGCGCAGCTCGACCAAATCGTGAATGACGCCCGTACCAAATTTATTGTCGGCAAAATCGACGAAGCGGGCTGGAATGCTGAGATGGAGCTGTGGAAAAAGAGCGGCGGCGATGACTACATGAAAGAAATGAGCGAAGCCTACGCGCAAAACAAAAAGTAA
- a CDS encoding carbohydrate ABC transporter permease — MFTRHQTFSEKTFDIFNYLFLALVALTMVLPIMYIVAGSFASDAEIGRRAFFLIPQDVSLNAYKFVFKDNTLPTSLLNSVFITVGGTAVNLFFTLTMAYALSRKQLTARGFFTKMVIFTMMFGGGIIPTYLVVKNLGLLNSYWAVMLPVAINAFNLIVVKTFFEELPSEVIESARIDGCNDIGVLWRIVLPLSKPVIATFALFYAVSHWNDFFNALIYLTDANKWPMQVLLRQLVLLATGSLEMGTYDPTYVKPPDQSIKMAVIVVGTLPILMVYPFLQKHFAKGVLLGAVKG; from the coding sequence GTGTTCACGCGTCATCAAACTTTCAGCGAGAAAACATTCGATATTTTCAATTATTTGTTTCTGGCGCTGGTCGCCCTTACCATGGTTCTTCCGATTATGTACATCGTGGCCGGCTCGTTTGCCAGCGATGCGGAGATCGGCAGAAGAGCGTTCTTCCTGATTCCGCAGGATGTATCACTGAATGCTTACAAATTCGTCTTCAAAGACAATACGCTGCCTACAAGCTTATTAAACTCAGTGTTCATAACCGTAGGCGGGACCGCAGTGAATCTGTTCTTCACACTTACGATGGCATATGCGTTATCGCGGAAGCAGCTTACCGCCCGCGGCTTCTTTACGAAAATGGTCATCTTTACGATGATGTTCGGCGGCGGCATCATTCCGACTTATCTCGTCGTGAAAAACCTCGGGCTGCTTAACTCCTATTGGGCCGTTATGCTGCCGGTTGCGATAAATGCTTTCAACTTGATTGTCGTTAAGACGTTCTTTGAGGAACTCCCCAGCGAGGTGATCGAATCCGCAAGGATTGACGGCTGCAACGATATCGGTGTGCTGTGGCGAATTGTTTTGCCTCTTTCCAAGCCGGTTATCGCGACTTTCGCCCTGTTCTACGCCGTTTCCCATTGGAACGATTTCTTCAATGCTTTGATTTATTTAACCGATGCCAATAAGTGGCCGATGCAGGTGCTGCTGCGACAGCTCGTACTGCTCGCGACGGGCTCCCTGGAAATGGGGACTTACGACCCGACTTATGTGAAGCCGCCGGATCAGTCGATCAAAATGGCCGTCATCGTCGTAGGCACGCTGCCGATTTTGATGGTCTATCCGTTCCTTCAAAAGCATTTTGCCAAAGGGGTTTTATTAGGGGCTGTCAAAGGATAA
- a CDS encoding sugar ABC transporter permease: MNNALDPGQAAAPARGVTAVRKPTLLSRMLRDRHLMLLLIPGVVYFIVFKYVPMWGVLLAFKNYSPYTGFLQSEWVGLEHFKRFFGDPAFLRLVRNTLLLGLYDMIFFFPAPIILALLLNEVRVGFYKRFIQTLVYIPHFISMVIVASISYLLLTTEGGVINELMLRLFGQKIAFLTDESWFRPLIITQSVWKEMGWGTIIFLAALAGVDQEQYEAAFVDGANRFRQLWHITLPAISGTIIVLLILRMGNFLDRGFEQVLLMTNALNRPVAEVFDTYVYTVGILQAQFSYSSAVGLFKAIIGIILVFSSNYLAKRSGHSGIF; the protein is encoded by the coding sequence ATGAATAATGCGTTAGATCCTGGACAAGCTGCAGCGCCGGCTCGGGGCGTAACGGCCGTAAGAAAGCCGACGCTGTTGTCCCGGATGCTTCGGGACAGGCATTTGATGCTCCTGCTTATTCCGGGAGTGGTTTACTTTATCGTGTTTAAATATGTTCCCATGTGGGGGGTGCTGCTGGCTTTCAAGAACTATTCCCCATACACCGGTTTCTTGCAAAGTGAGTGGGTCGGGCTTGAACACTTTAAGCGTTTTTTCGGGGATCCTGCATTTTTGCGGTTAGTACGCAATACGCTGCTGCTCGGTCTTTATGATATGATTTTTTTCTTTCCGGCACCGATTATCTTGGCTCTGCTGCTTAATGAGGTCCGCGTAGGATTTTATAAACGCTTTATCCAAACGCTTGTTTATATCCCGCATTTTATTTCGATGGTAATCGTCGCCAGCATCAGCTACTTGCTGCTGACGACTGAGGGCGGCGTCATCAACGAGCTTATGCTCAGGCTGTTCGGGCAAAAAATAGCATTCTTGACGGACGAAAGCTGGTTCAGGCCTCTTATCATCACGCAAAGCGTATGGAAGGAAATGGGCTGGGGGACGATCATTTTCCTGGCTGCGCTTGCCGGTGTGGATCAGGAGCAATATGAGGCGGCTTTCGTTGACGGAGCGAACCGGTTCCGGCAGCTGTGGCACATTACGCTTCCCGCCATTAGCGGGACGATTATCGTGCTGCTCATTTTGCGGATGGGTAATTTCCTTGACCGCGGCTTCGAGCAGGTGCTGCTGATGACCAATGCGCTGAACCGTCCTGTAGCCGAAGTGTTCGATACGTATGTATATACAGTCGGGATATTGCAGGCTCAATTCAGCTATAGTTCCGCAGTTGGGCTGTTTAAAGCCATCATCGGCATTATTCTGGTATTTTCATCCAACTATTTGGCCAAAAGATCCGGACACTCCGGGATATTCTGA
- a CDS encoding formylglycine-generating enzyme family protein codes for MTETNKPSCCSVSRNQASLTYISGERDTTNEANHTAPSAQPAKQDMIYLPGGELLMGTDDHEGFPSDGEGPVRAVTITPFYIDPYAVTNMEFRKFADATGYVTEAETFGWSYVFHSFVAEAEVKVLGSPVQTPWWLAVESASWRAPEGPGSGIEERLDHPVIHVSWNDAEAYCRWAGKRLPTEAEWEFAARGGLGQKRYPWGDEIKPGGRHMCNIWQGKFPTKNNASDGYIGTAPVKSYEPNGFGLYQTAGNVWEWCTDWFSPTFHMNGPRSNPAGPPKGTSRVMRGGSYLCHKSYCNRYRAAARSQNTPDSSTGNIGFRCAADT; via the coding sequence ATGACTGAAACAAATAAGCCTTCCTGCTGCTCCGTTTCCAGAAATCAGGCTTCCTTAACGTACATTTCAGGGGAGCGGGACACAACGAATGAAGCGAATCACACTGCCCCCTCTGCACAACCAGCCAAGCAGGATATGATTTATTTGCCGGGCGGGGAGTTACTGATGGGAACTGATGATCATGAGGGCTTTCCTTCGGATGGAGAGGGTCCGGTGCGGGCCGTCACCATCACTCCGTTCTATATCGATCCATATGCGGTAACCAATATGGAGTTCCGGAAGTTTGCAGATGCCACCGGGTATGTAACGGAAGCGGAAACATTCGGATGGTCATACGTCTTTCATTCGTTTGTAGCCGAAGCCGAAGTCAAGGTCTTGGGTTCCCCTGTGCAAACGCCATGGTGGCTTGCAGTCGAAAGCGCCAGCTGGCGTGCGCCGGAAGGACCCGGCTCGGGGATCGAAGAGAGGCTCGATCATCCGGTTATCCATGTTTCCTGGAATGACGCAGAAGCTTACTGCAGATGGGCGGGCAAACGGCTGCCGACAGAGGCTGAATGGGAGTTTGCGGCCCGCGGAGGACTCGGTCAGAAACGATATCCTTGGGGGGATGAGATCAAACCCGGCGGTAGACATATGTGCAATATTTGGCAAGGGAAATTCCCTACAAAAAACAATGCCAGTGACGGCTATATCGGCACGGCGCCAGTTAAGTCCTATGAGCCGAACGGATTCGGCCTTTATCAAACGGCCGGCAATGTTTGGGAGTGGTGCACGGACTGGTTTAGCCCGACCTTTCATATGAACGGACCGCGGTCGAACCCTGCCGGGCCGCCGAAGGGGACGAGCCGTGTCATGCGCGGCGGTTCGTATTTATGCCACAAATCCTACTGCAATCGCTACCGTGCAGCTGCCCGCAGCCAAAATACGCCGGACAGCTCCACCGGAAATATCGGTTTTCGCTGTGCTGCTGACACTTGA
- a CDS encoding glycoside hydrolase family 43 protein, producing MEAYLFVHFKEKKTPDGEQIYFALSTDGFNWEQVNGGQPVLWSEKGEKGVRDHTIVRTKYGKFYIIATDLSLANSFNSKYRGSWGNIVREGSRCLSLWESDDLVNWSEQRMIELGDEDLGCHWAPDVIYDHLEQDYVIHWSSPHVSDNYERKAIYYSRTKDFENFSKPQLLFRKEDSGVIDSAIYEDNGLFYRFLKSEANPEGIILQRGETLTGEYTIIEAFNEEMAKLGHTAYEAPTAYKLSNGKWCLMLDFFGVEGEGQGYVPFIADEIDSGRFIRSDESFSFPYRFKHGTVLSITMDEYNRIKNGY from the coding sequence ATGGAAGCCTATTTGTTTGTACATTTTAAAGAAAAGAAAACCCCTGATGGCGAGCAGATCTATTTTGCGCTCAGTACTGACGGATTTAATTGGGAACAGGTAAACGGCGGACAACCCGTCCTCTGGAGTGAAAAAGGTGAAAAGGGAGTTCGAGACCACACAATCGTGCGAACAAAGTACGGCAAATTTTATATCATTGCCACCGACTTGAGCCTTGCCAACTCTTTTAATTCCAAGTATAGGGGAAGCTGGGGGAACATTGTCAGAGAGGGAAGCAGATGCCTTTCCTTGTGGGAATCCGATGATCTTGTGAACTGGTCGGAGCAGAGAATGATCGAATTAGGCGATGAGGATTTGGGCTGTCATTGGGCGCCGGATGTGATTTACGATCATTTGGAACAAGACTACGTCATTCACTGGTCATCGCCTCACGTTTCGGATAATTACGAGCGTAAAGCAATCTATTATTCTCGAACAAAGGATTTTGAAAACTTCTCGAAACCGCAGCTCCTGTTCAGGAAGGAGGACAGCGGAGTAATTGATTCCGCCATATACGAAGACAACGGCTTGTTCTACCGGTTCTTGAAAAGCGAGGCAAACCCCGAAGGGATTATTCTGCAAAGGGGAGAAACCCTCACCGGTGAATACACAATAATCGAGGCTTTTAATGAGGAAATGGCAAAGCTCGGCCACACTGCCTATGAAGCACCTACAGCATATAAGCTCAGTAATGGTAAGTGGTGCCTGATGCTGGACTTTTTCGGAGTCGAGGGAGAGGGACAGGGGTATGTTCCTTTTATAGCCGATGAGATTGACAGCGGACGCTTTATCCGATCTGATGAAAGCTTCAGCTTCCCTTACCGTTTCAAGCATGGAACCGTGCTTTCCATAACAATGGACGAGTACAACAGGATAAAAAACGGGTACTAA